The segment GAATAGACTTCCCCAAAAAGACAAAATAAAGAATCAAAAAACTTATTATAACAAGAAATATCACCAATCCCATCATATAATCCTCCTCTCGGTGCCATTTTAAATCATTCACTAAAACAAACTCAAACTGAATTTACTTATTACGTATATTGGAATCACGCAAAGTATAATCTTGATTAGACAAACCATTACTATATATAATTCTATATATAATTAAATACATCCATTACCATGGGATAGGAATATATGTTTAAAAAAGGCACAACACCATTGAATCAAAAAGGCAATTTTCTATCAAATATAGATACTAGACTGAAACTAATAACAGTCTTCATACTACTATTTGCAAATGTCGGATTTTCAGATATCTCCTTCAGCCTGTTAATGCTCATAAACGCAATTTCAATAACCATAATCACAGAATTAAAACTATTAAGAATACTAAAAGACCTAAAGGTACCAGTACTATTTAGTGTTTTCATCCTAATTATGCAGGCAATGTGGTTTAAACAAGGTAGAGAAATTGAAATACTTGGAATAAAACTTTATGAGTATGGAATTTTAAGGGGTATAAAAACACTTTTTACCGTTGTGTCTGGTGTATGGTTACTTCTTTTAGTATCATATACATCAAAACCGGACGAATTTCTAAGCGCTTTTAAAAAACTTGGTATTCCACCAGTTATAATAGATGTTATCATAATGATGTATAGATATATGTTTGTACTCAAGGAAGAAACCATGAGAATATTCTATGCTCAGAAAGTTAGATTAGGTTACAGCAATTTCAAAAATTCAATTAAATCAATAAGTGAACTTTGGGGAATAGTTCTTATAAATTCACTACTAAGGTCCAGTAGAGTATATGAAGCAATGATGGCAAGAGGATATAATGGAAAACTATTCTACGAAAAAAAAGATGAAATAAAAGTAAAAGAATTAGTCAGCGTCTCTGGATACATAATAGTCACAATTGGAATAGGTGTAGCATTGAAGCTACTATTACATTAGAATATAGGAGAGTAACTTTTATGACACAATTCCTTTTTAAGAACGTTTACTTTAGTTATCACAATAAGCCTAAAGAAGAAGATTGGGTACTAAAAGACATAAATCTAGAAATAAAAGAAGGAGAATTTGTAATAATACTTGGCCATAATGGATGCGGAAAAACAACTCTATTAAAACATTTCAATGGACTTCTAAAACCACAAAGAGGAGAAGTATACTTTTATAATAAAAGGATACAAGACTACAAAGACATTGAAATATTCTCAAAAGTTGGATTTCTATTTCAAGATCCTAACGACCAACTGTTTGGAATAACAGTAGAACAAGATGTGTCTTTTGGACCTCTGAATATGGGACTTTCTGAAAGTGAAATAGAAGAAAGAATAAACAAAAGCCTTGAATTAGTAGGAATGTTAGAATTTAGAAAAATGAAAATCAGCGAGCTAAGTTTTGGACAAAAGCAAAGAGTAGCTATAGCAGGAGTAATAGCAAACGAGCCTTCAGTAATAGTTTTTGATGAACCAACATCTGCCCTCGATCCAGCAACACAAATAGAAATTATGAACCTTTTGAAAAACCTCAATCAAAAAGGGCTAACAATAATCATGACAACACACGACATAGAATACATAGCAGAGTATTCAAACAGAATAATAGTAATGCTGAAAGGGAAAATCACTTACGATGATACTCCAGATAAAATATTCAAGGAAAAAAGTATAATATCCCAATCAAATTTACGATTACCACTAATATCCATACTAGCAAAAAAAATATGTGAAAAATACAACATAGAATGCGATAGATTACCACTAACAATAGAAGAAGCACTAGACTTCCTTGACAAATTACTTCTTTCAAAACAAAACAAACCTACACTATAATCGTTGAATCTATAACTATCTCAAAACCCGCTTAAGGTACATCTCAAAGTAGATTTCTAGTCTTCCCTAGTAATTCTAAATAAGATAATAGCAAATATAGGAGCACCTATAAGGCCTGTTATAACCCCAAGTGGCAATTCAAACATAGGTAATAACTTCCTAGAAATTATGTAAGAAACTAACAAGAATACTCCTCCAGAAATACCAGAAAGTATAATACTATCTCTAGTTGAAATGCTGTGTACTCTGTAAGAAATAAGAGTTATAATATTAGGTATAACAAAACCCACAAAACCTACAACACCTGTTAAAGAAACTGCAGTTGAAGAAAGTATAACAGTTACAGTTACAAATAAACTACGCCATACCTTAATATCAATTCCCAAAACATGAGCATCTATATCACCCAATGAAATAGTATCTAATTTCTTTGCTACAAGGATAAGAAACAAAATAGACGCAACTAATATACCTCCTTCAAGCACCAAAAATAACCCATCAGGTATCAAAACCCCTCCCATAAGGAATGTAAATGTCTGTTGCAGCTCATAAGGATTAAGAAAAGCCTGAATAAGTATTATACTACCAGAAACAAAAGAATTTAATATCACACCAAAAATCAAAGATCTCATAGAGTCTTTAGTCCATAAGGAAACTAATGTGAAAAGACCACCTACCAAAAATCCAAAGGCAAAAGAAAAAACTAACCTAACTACGGAAAATTCCATATTATTAGGTAAATCTATCAAAGACAAAAGTGTTATACCGAGAGCACTACCTGAAAGTACACCTGTTATCCCTGGATCAACAAGATTATTTCTGGTTATTCTCTGTAAAACTAACCCAGAAACAGCTAAACAAATTCCAGAAATCAAAATAGCAAAAGATTGTAAAAATCTTATGTTTATTATCTGAAATTCTGCCCAATCTCTACAACCTGAAACTATAATATCTATAAAACTCGTTTCAGTAGTACCGGTTTCGATAGAAATAAACAAAAACAGTAAAACCAAAGTTATTAATACAATGTATAATAAACCTCTAGTAGTACTTTTATCTTTCATTAAGTATCTTTCTCAATTCCTCTATACCATTTTGAATGTTAAAAACATTTCTGAAACCCTTCGAAACCATAAGTTGAGCTATCACACCACTTAACAACCCACTCTCACATACAACAACATAAGATTTTTCTTTATTTAGGTTATCTATCTCTTTAGGAGCTTTAAAGAAATCGATATTCACTGCTTCCATACCACTCGATTTATAGAGAGGTAAATCCCTATTAAATTCGCTAGAAGAACGCAAATCTATTACAACATCTGCTAACTTTTTCATTTTAGGTACGAAGGTATAGATATTCCCAATTTTTGCCTAATTTGTATCTCAAGGCTTTTTAAAAGTTCAGGTTTTTGCTCTAGTGTCAGTACAGCTTGTTCTAAACCATTACCAAGTTTATCATCATTATAGTAGTACCAATTACCACTCTTCTTTATTATTCCAATTTCAGGTCCTATATTCAGGATTTCATATGCTTTTGAAAAACCTTTACCATAAATAAGATAAACATCTGCTAACTTAAATGGAGGAGCAACCTTATTTTTTGATATTTTAACTTTACATATATTCCCTATTACTTCATCAGTTCCACTTCTTTTAATATTTTCACCTTTTTTAGTTTCAATTCTCATAGAAGCATAGTACTTTAGAGCTGTTCCACCAGTAGTAGTTTCCTGAGGCCCCCCATAACTAAAACCTGTCGAAATTTTCATCCTTAGTTGGTTTGTAAAAACAATAGCAGTATTTGATTTTGAAGCAACCGAGGTAATTTTTCTTAATGCCTGGCTCATAAGTCTAGCTTGAATACCAATTGTTGAATCTCCAACCTCAGCAGTTGTTTCTGCTTTAGGAAGCAATGCTGCTACAGAATCTATCACTATAATGTCAACTGAATTACTCCTTATGAGTGTATCTACTATGTTCAAAGCTTCTTCTCCAGATTCAGGTTGTGATACAACTAAATTTTCAAGAGCAACACCAATAGCCTTAGCATACACAGGATCTAAAGCATGCTCCACATCAATAAATGCAGCAATACCACCCTCTTTCTGAACTTCTGCTATCATATGTAAACACAGAGTTGTCTTGCCAGAAGACTCATGCCCATAAACTTCCGTAATCCTACCTTTTGGGATACCACCTATACCAGTTATATAGTCTATAAGAATAGAACCTGTAGATATAGATTTCACTTTCTCAACAGGTTGATCTTCACCTAACATCATTATAGATCCTTCACCATAACTCTTTTTTATCCTAGAAATTGCTTCTATCAAAGCCTTCTTTTTGGCCTCAAGATTATCATCAGCCATATACCACCCACCCAAAGATTATTGTAAATAAAAATGATTTTGTTTTACAAAATCTAAATAAAAAATCAAGAAAATACAACATTAATGTTTCTTTTGTATAGTAGTTTGATGAAAATTTGCAAAAAAATTCCCTTCCATCTTGTAAAATATTGATAAAAGATTAAACAATTATTTATTCTTGACTCAAAAGGAGGTTATTATATGGAAGTATTTCTCATAATAATCTTAGCAGCAGTTGTAATAATAGTAGTTACAGGTCTCAAAACTGTCCCCCAAGGATATAATTACGTTGTTGAAAGATTCGGTAGATTCCACAAAGTACTACAACCTGGATTAAACCTAATAATACCTGTTTTTGACCAAGTTGCATATAAGATAAATGTCAGAGAACAAGTCTTAGATCTTCCAAAGCAAACAATAATAACCAAAGACAACGCAACTGTTGAGGTTGATGCTGTAGTTTTCTATAAGGTCATAGATCCTAAGAAAGCTGCATACGGTGTTACCAACCTAAACAGAGCAATAGAACAACTAACTATGACAAATTTAAGATCAATAATGGGTAAATTGACACTTGATGAAAGTCTTTCATCAAGATCTCAAATTAACGAAGAACTCGGTAGAGAGTTAGATTCTGCAACAGATGAATGGGGTACCAAAATAACAAGAGTAGAAATAAAAGATATATCACCTCCAACAGACATACAAAACGCAATGACCTTACAAATGAAAGCAGAGAGAGAAAAAAGAGCAACCATACTTCAGGCAGAAGCACTCAAGGAATCGGCTCAGAGAGAAGCAGAAGCAAGAGAAAGATTAGCTCAAGCAGACGCAAATGCTATAAGATTCGTAACTCAAGCGATTGCTGAAGGTGGAATGGCCTCAATGATGTACTTTATAGCAAAAGAGTACGTCAATGCACTAAAGGAGATGACAAAATCAGGAAACACAACAATCTTATTTATACCAACTGATATACAAGAAACTGTTAAAAAATTACTAGGATCTAAATAGAATCTAAAAACCACACCTATAGAATGCAATAAAAACTCTTACAAGTAATAAATTATAAATATAGTTAAGAAGCTATTCCTAGCAAAAAAAAATACGTCCGATGACTCTAATTACAAATTCTTGGATATTATCCTACTAGTTAATTTGATAGCTCTTTAGGATAGTATGTATAATTGGTTTCAACAAACCTTATGGAGTATGATATGAAAGAAAGAAAAGGTTTTTTGAGAGTTGTTGATAATTTTGTCCCATCATGGTACGCAATGGTGATGGGTACTATAGGATTGGCTATTTCCATTTACTATTCTTCAACTCTGTACAACTTTTTATATTGGGTAGGTTATGGATTTTTTGTATTCTCAATTGTCCTATTCATACTATTCTTGGTACCTTGGACGCTAAGATTCTTTGTATCAAAAGAGAAAACAGATGAAACACTAAGTAGTCCAATATACTCAAGTTTCATACCAACTATGCCTATATCGCTTGTTTTGATATCTTTTGGATTATTAACTTTCAAAGATCATACATTTCTTGGAGAGGCAAACACAAACTTTGCTCTTATACTTTTTTGGATAGGCGGAATATTAGTCGTAATTATGGGATTTTTAATAATTTCAAAGAAATTCCTCAACCCCAAAGTTGAGCTATCTCACGCTAATTTTGGTTGGTTTATACCACCAGTAGCGCATATAATAGTAACTAGAGTTGGTATTGAGTTTATATCTCTAAACCAAAGAGGTCCAATCTCTGAAATAATATTCTGGTTCTCTATGTTCTGCTTAGCAGTAGGACTTTTTATGTACATCTTTATTGGTAGCATAGTAATGTTCAGATATAAAATAGGCGAAATACCTTCAGGTAACCTAGCACCCACAACTTTTATCCAACTTGCTCCTCTGGGTATATTCGCAACAATATTTGCTCAAATAACATACCTATTCGGAAGTTCTTCAATAGGTATATTGATTATGTTTTCAATACTATTTTGGTCTTTCGGAATATGGTGGTTTGTAATGTCAATCATAATACTAATAAACCAGATAAAAAACAATCAATTACCATTCGCCATGAGTTGGTGGGCCTTTGTATTCCCCCTAGTTGCTCTAACATTAGGTACAGTAGCAATGTCAAATATATCATCTAAAGATGCATCAATAATATTTTCGTATCTAGCACTAGTATTTAACGGGGTAACTACAATTTTCTGGATTACAGTGTTCATCGAAACAATCAAGCGAGTCGCAAAAAGAGAATTACTATAAACTCCCAACCACTTAGCTAAGTACCAATAGGTTTTTTAATACCTTAGTTTCTATTTCTCTTGGCTATTGTTTTTTTCGGGAATTTTGTAACATGTTTTTGAAGTTTTTTTTGACTAAATTTTTCCGATTTTATAAAATATAAGATGATGGAAAAAGACAAAAGTATAATAAACCTTTCGGCTAAAAAGAGGCTTAGAGAAGATGAGTACGTTTTGGATGATGATACATTTAGGCTTGAAACTCCTAAATTTTTTAGGAAAAAGATAGAAGAAAAGATATCAGAGGAAGAAAAGAAACTATCGGAACTACAACAACAACTACAAGACCTAAATCAAGAAATAGAAAAGAAAAAAGAAGAATTACAAAAATTAGAAGAAAACATAATTGAAGAAGCAAACGAAAAAGCTCATAAGATAATAGAAGATGCGGAAAAAGTAGCATTCAACAAAGTAAAATCATCACTCGAAGAGAAAAATATCAACATAAAAGAAGCAGAAAAAGAGAAAGAGAAGATAATAAGTGAAGCTCATAGAGAAGCAGATAACATAATAAGGCAAGCACAAATAGAAGCCGAAAGAATAAAAAAAGAAGCATACGAGAAAGGATATCAACAAGGTTTAGACGATGGTTTCAATGCAGGCAAAAACGAGATAGTTATACTATCACAAAGGCTAAAAGAGATAACCTCTTATATAGTAAATAAGAGAACAGAAATAGTAAATAAATCTGAAAGAGAAGTAGTTGAACTTGCATTAGAGGTAGTAAGAAAGGTCCTGAAAGAAATAAGAGAAAATGAAAAGGATGTTGTAATAAGACAGATAAAATATATTCTTTCGAAACTCGCTGGCAGCACCAAATTCATAGTAAGAATCAACCCCGAAGACATGAAAGTTGTCTCAAAACACAAAGATGAATTCTTAAAACTCATTGAAGAAGGGAGTGATGTCAAGATATTTGAGGATAACTTTGTTGAGCCAGGTGGTTGTATAGTAGAAACAGATACTACAACTATCGATGCACAAATTACATCTCAACTTATAGAAATAGAAGAAAAAATTAAAACACTCCTACCCTAGCCTATGCTTAAAACCATAAAGGATATTATACATTATCTATACAAATTCAAAAGTCCATTTCTCATAATATCAAATTCAAAGTCAATATTAGGTTTTGTAAGAACCAGAGATGTTACTAGCCTTATGAACATAGGCATAGAAAATCCTCATAGTATAATAGAAGAAATTAAAATCCAACCAATACAAGATATACTGAAAGAAGAAATAAACAACTCAAACACTTTCCCTGTTTATATAACCCATGACAATTCAATAGACTTAATATCAATAAATGAACTTAACTACTTTATACAAGGTGATATAAATCTACCAATCAACTTCGAAGTAATCCTAAAAAATCTACCAATTCCTATAATCATAACAGATAGATTCAACAAAATTCTATGGATTAATTTTGCATGTTTAGAACATATTAAATTAGATGAAACTGACTTATTAGGTAAAAATATTGAGCCTCTTATTGACTTTGAAAAAATGGAATTCTCAGTAGCAGGCAAAACACTTAATATATCAAAATCTCAAATTATAGCAATCGATATAAAATTAAACGTATACATCATAAAGACCTAAAAGACAATTTACAAACCAAATTTTTACCAATTACTAGATTGAAATCTTTTGAAACCCTAACTTTACCATAATAGAATCCAGCAACCTTTCCACCTACTTCAACAACCACTACTTTTTCCCTTTTACTTAAAGGGATCTTTTCATCAATAAGTATATCCTTTATTTTCTTTTTACCAATACTCATTTGTATATAATCACCATTTCTTCTATGTCTTATCAGAATATCTTTAGGAGTACTAGTCACATTTATATACATAACACCCGTATTACTTTCAACCTTGATTCTTGATATAAATTCCTCATCTACCTCAACTTCGAAAATTTCAACATCAACATCAAACATTGACTTAATACTAAAACCATTTAATTGCAAGCTTATAACTTCCGAAAAACCCTTTGCTTTCCTTAAAATATTAACGGTACCATACTCTCTTAAGACAATAACATCCTTAATGTTTAACAAAACCTTATTACCTTCAGTTTTTCTCTGGGATATTATAGTATTTATAATCTTTCTATTCACCTTCACACCCAAACTACTAAAGAGATTTTTCAGCACATATCCTGACAATACAGAAGGATACCTTTTGAATAAATCTACACTTATCTCAAACCCATCACTTTTTGAAATAACATACTTTTTAGCAAGCTTTAAAGAAAATTTTTCAAAAAGATCATTAACTTGCCAAAAGTCTCTTATAACGTTATAAATTTTCTTCCTAAAATATGGAAACCTATCTTGTATCTTGGGGATAATAGAATTTCTTATGTAATTTCTATCGTAATCTTCCAGTAGATTTGTTTCATCGATGACAAATTCAATTCCATTCTGACTAGCATATTCAAGTATTTCAGATTTAGTTATAGCAATAAGGGGTCTTATTATACACCCTACTTTTGGTCTTATTGATGAAAGACCTTGAACAGAAGGATTTTTGAAAAGTCTGAAAAGGAGAGTTTCAATATTATCATCCACATGGTGCGCAGTTGCTATCTTATCAAAATGCTTTTCTTCTAAAACTCTTTCAAAGAATTTATATCTTATCACTCTTCCTGCCTCTTCAACTGACAGTTTATGTGTACTAGCAAAACTTTTAACATCATATCTAAAAACTAATATAGGAACATTAATCTTATTACAAAGTTCAACACAAAAGTTTTCATCTCTAACTGAACTTTCCCTTACAAGATGATTTACATGAACCGCCAATATATCAATACCAAATTTCTCTTTGTATTTCCTAAGCAACATTAGTAGTACAACAGAATCAACTCCTCCAGACAAACCAACTACTATTTTATCACCTTTTGAAATAAGTTTAAACTCTTTTATCGTTTGTAAAAATTTTGTTTCTAAAGCATGCGAAATAAATACTTTGAAATTATCATCACTATACTCATTCAACCTTTCATCTCTCATTTCAAAAATGATGAGCTTCTCATCTATCTTAATTCAAATTCCAAACAACCCAGCAAAATTCAGAGCATTCTTGAAAAGGAATGAATTCCTTATTCAGAATAGAAAAATCATAGCATAAACGGAGAAACAAATGAAAGAAAACAAAAATGAAAGCGTTTTTTTTAGTATATCAAACTTTTTTAGAAGTGAAGTATCAGCAGGAATAGTCGTATTAATATCAGCTATTTTAGGAATCATCATAGCAAACTCTCCCCTAAAAGATATATATTTCTCCGTTCTTGAAACTAAAATAGGTATCTCATTTGGAGAGTTTAAATATTCAAAAACACTACTACATTGGATTAACGAAGGATTGATGGTATTATTCTTTCTAATGGTTGGACTTGAGATAAAAAGAGAAATGATTGTAGGAGAACTAGCATCTGTAAAGAAATCCATACTACCTTCAATAGCGGCTTTAGGCGGTGTTTTAATGCCTATAACTATATATTCAATATTCAATTTCGGACAAGAAAGTTTCAGAGGATGGGCAATACCTATGGCTACTGACATTGCTTTCACAATAGCAGTCATGATGCTTATGGGGAAAATGGTATCTCATGCTTCAAAAGTTAATATCACTGCACTGGCGATAGTCGATGATATAATGGCACTACTAGTAATAGCGTTGTTCTACTCAACAGGAGTTAGAATCGAGTATGTTATATTATCTTTAATAATTGTAATTTTTATAATCTTATTCAATAAGATTAACATAAGATTCACTGTTTTGTACTTTATATTTGGATTTATTCTATGGGTACTATTTCTACAATCAGGAATACATGCAACAATATCAGGTGTATTGCTAGCTTTTGCTATACCATCGAATGTATTGAAGAAGGACTTACCTAACGAAATACAAAAAATATCAGATGCTCTAGAAAAAATATCAAAAAATATTACAAAAGGTAGACTACTCGGCGAAACTAAACCTGATTTTCAAGAAACTAAAACCAAACTAAAGTTAATAGAACCACCCTTACAAAGATTTGAAACTGCCATCACCCCATGGGTTTCTTTTCTAATACTACCTCTTTTTGCATTCGCAAATTCAGGAGTATATATAGGGAACTTCACTTGGAATGATCTGACCCATCCTGTATTACTTGGAGTAGCACTAGGACTTATGCTCGGTAAATCAACAGGTATATTTACTCTTTCCTACATCTCCGTTAAGATAGGCATTGCAGAAGTCTCAGAAAAACTATCTTGGAAGGAATTCTACGGAGTATCTTGGTTTGCAGGTATAGGTTTCACAATGGCACTTTTTATAGCACACTTATCATTTGACCCAATACCACATTATTTAGATCTAGCAAAAGTTGGTATATACATAGGCAGTCTATGTTCAGTAATAACAGGTATTCTCATATTACTAATAACAAAGCAAAGAATTAGAAAAAATAACATTTAACACTCATATGTTCTATTAAACATAAAATCTTTTAGCAAATTAACAAATGCTAACATGAAACCTTATGCTATTTTAAACCAAAACCCTTAAAATCTTCTAGTAAGTGATAAAAGATAGAGATTAGGATCACAATAAAATAATAACTCATCGATCAATCCGATCTTCTTTAGGCCTACGTAATATAATGGATAACCAACAGGTAATCCCCACTCAGGCTCACTGTTTGATAAGAACAAAACTGGCATACCACCAAACCAACCAATTCCTCCAAAAATACCTACAAAAAATTCATCAAAACCCACAGTCAAACTAGAAGAAAAAAATGGCATATATATGCCATAATACCTGAATAAGAAATCATTTGTTTGTGATACTAAAACTTTTACAAAATGCGTAGTAATATCAAATCCGTAGTTCAAGAGTAAGTTAATATCAACAAATTGCTTGATGTCTAAGAGGCAAAACGTACTATATGCCTTAAAATTAAAATAACTATACCATTCATCAGGGAAAGAAAATAATAGTTGTATATTAACTGAAAAAACATCAGAAACCTTTATACCATCCGAAGCACCAAATATGACTATATTTCTATCCAAAAAGGGATTGCTTTCTTTAAGCAACTCTCCAACTTCAAACGAAAAATAACTACCAAAATACGGAGTAAAGCTATATATCCAAAACAAGGAAAAAAATAAAAATACCAAAAGAATATACTTCATAGGGGAATTATCCATCTTACTAAATAAAATTATCAAGTTTATGAGCACATAAAAAGTAAATTATACTCTATCAAAGGCCAAATACTAAACAAATTTAAATTGAAAAGTAGAAAACTGTAAAAAAATTCTTAATAATCTAAATCATGTTAAAACTTCATGCTTTCGTTTTCGGTAGAGTACAAGGTGTCGGATTTAGGTACTTCGTTCAAAGAAATGCATCAAAGTTAGGTTTAAAGGGATGGGTTAGAAATGTAGAAGACGGTAGTGTTGAAGTTTTAGCTTACGGAGATGAAAAAAGTATATCAGAGTTACTTAAGCTACTATATCAAGGTCCCTCTATGGCTTATGTAAGAGATGTAAAATACTCAACAGAAAACGTAAACAACATACCATACTCAAACTTTTATATTGAAGATTAAGCATATATAATTATTTTACCATCGTAATCAGAAATCCTCAAAGGGCTAGAAGCATCTTCATATTCGTTGCTTGCTTTCTTGAAAGCATTGAAAAATTTCTCATTGTCCAAGATAGCCTCATTATCCTTATACGAACTTGTTCCCCCATACAGCCCATTATCTAATACAACATTCATATTACCAACCTGAAATCCCTG is part of the Brevinematales bacterium genome and harbors:
- the cbiQ gene encoding cobalt ECF transporter T component CbiQ; this encodes MFKKGTTPLNQKGNFLSNIDTRLKLITVFILLFANVGFSDISFSLLMLINAISITIITELKLLRILKDLKVPVLFSVFILIMQAMWFKQGREIEILGIKLYEYGILRGIKTLFTVVSGVWLLLLVSYTSKPDEFLSAFKKLGIPPVIIDVIIMMYRYMFVLKEETMRIFYAQKVRLGYSNFKNSIKSISELWGIVLINSLLRSSRVYEAMMARGYNGKLFYEKKDEIKVKELVSVSGYIIVTIGIGVALKLLLH
- a CDS encoding ATP-binding cassette domain-containing protein, with the translated sequence MTQFLFKNVYFSYHNKPKEEDWVLKDINLEIKEGEFVIILGHNGCGKTTLLKHFNGLLKPQRGEVYFYNKRIQDYKDIEIFSKVGFLFQDPNDQLFGITVEQDVSFGPLNMGLSESEIEERINKSLELVGMLEFRKMKISELSFGQKQRVAIAGVIANEPSVIVFDEPTSALDPATQIEIMNLLKNLNQKGLTIIMTTHDIEYIAEYSNRIIVMLKGKITYDDTPDKIFKEKSIISQSNLRLPLISILAKKICEKYNIECDRLPLTIEEALDFLDKLLLSKQNKPTL
- a CDS encoding iron ABC transporter permease; this translates as MKDKSTTRGLLYIVLITLVLLFLFISIETGTTETSFIDIIVSGCRDWAEFQIINIRFLQSFAILISGICLAVSGLVLQRITRNNLVDPGITGVLSGSALGITLLSLIDLPNNMEFSVVRLVFSFAFGFLVGGLFTLVSLWTKDSMRSLIFGVILNSFVSGSIILIQAFLNPYELQQTFTFLMGGVLIPDGLFLVLEGGILVASILFLILVAKKLDTISLGDIDAHVLGIDIKVWRSLFVTVTVILSSTAVSLTGVVGFVGFVIPNIITLISYRVHSISTRDSIILSGISGGVFLLVSYIISRKLLPMFELPLGVITGLIGAPIFAIILFRITRED
- a CDS encoding rhodanese-like domain-containing protein is translated as MKKLADVVIDLRSSSEFNRDLPLYKSSGMEAVNIDFFKAPKEIDNLNKEKSYVVVCESGLLSGVIAQLMVSKGFRNVFNIQNGIEELRKILNER
- the recA gene encoding recombinase RecA, with product MADDNLEAKKKALIEAISRIKKSYGEGSIMMLGEDQPVEKVKSISTGSILIDYITGIGGIPKGRITEVYGHESSGKTTLCLHMIAEVQKEGGIAAFIDVEHALDPVYAKAIGVALENLVVSQPESGEEALNIVDTLIRSNSVDIIVIDSVAALLPKAETTAEVGDSTIGIQARLMSQALRKITSVASKSNTAIVFTNQLRMKISTGFSYGGPQETTTGGTALKYYASMRIETKKGENIKRSGTDEVIGNICKVKISKNKVAPPFKLADVYLIYGKGFSKAYEILNIGPEIGIIKKSGNWYYYNDDKLGNGLEQAVLTLEQKPELLKSLEIQIRQKLGISIPSYLK
- a CDS encoding SPFH/Band 7/PHB domain protein; translation: MEVFLIIILAAVVIIVVTGLKTVPQGYNYVVERFGRFHKVLQPGLNLIIPVFDQVAYKINVREQVLDLPKQTIITKDNATVEVDAVVFYKVIDPKKAAYGVTNLNRAIEQLTMTNLRSIMGKLTLDESLSSRSQINEELGRELDSATDEWGTKITRVEIKDISPPTDIQNAMTLQMKAEREKRATILQAEALKESAQREAEARERLAQADANAIRFVTQAIAEGGMASMMYFIAKEYVNALKEMTKSGNTTILFIPTDIQETVKKLLGSK
- the fliH gene encoding flagellar assembly protein FliH; protein product: MEKDKSIINLSAKKRLREDEYVLDDDTFRLETPKFFRKKIEEKISEEEKKLSELQQQLQDLNQEIEKKKEELQKLEENIIEEANEKAHKIIEDAEKVAFNKVKSSLEEKNINIKEAEKEKEKIISEAHREADNIIRQAQIEAERIKKEAYEKGYQQGLDDGFNAGKNEIVILSQRLKEITSYIVNKRTEIVNKSEREVVELALEVVRKVLKEIRENEKDVVIRQIKYILSKLAGSTKFIVRINPEDMKVVSKHKDEFLKLIEEGSDVKIFEDNFVEPGGCIVETDTTTIDAQITSQLIEIEEKIKTLLP
- the tilS gene encoding tRNA lysidine(34) synthetase TilS; translated protein: MRDERLNEYSDDNFKVFISHALETKFLQTIKEFKLISKGDKIVVGLSGGVDSVVLLMLLRKYKEKFGIDILAVHVNHLVRESSVRDENFCVELCNKINVPILVFRYDVKSFASTHKLSVEEAGRVIRYKFFERVLEEKHFDKIATAHHVDDNIETLLFRLFKNPSVQGLSSIRPKVGCIIRPLIAITKSEILEYASQNGIEFVIDETNLLEDYDRNYIRNSIIPKIQDRFPYFRKKIYNVIRDFWQVNDLFEKFSLKLAKKYVISKSDGFEISVDLFKRYPSVLSGYVLKNLFSSLGVKVNRKIINTIISQRKTEGNKVLLNIKDVIVLREYGTVNILRKAKGFSEVISLQLNGFSIKSMFDVDVEIFEVEVDEEFISRIKVESNTGVMYINVTSTPKDILIRHRRNGDYIQMSIGKKKIKDILIDEKIPLSKREKVVVVEVGGKVAGFYYGKVRVSKDFNLVIGKNLVCKLSFRSL
- the nhaA gene encoding Na+/H+ antiporter NhaA; translation: MKENKNESVFFSISNFFRSEVSAGIVVLISAILGIIIANSPLKDIYFSVLETKIGISFGEFKYSKTLLHWINEGLMVLFFLMVGLEIKREMIVGELASVKKSILPSIAALGGVLMPITIYSIFNFGQESFRGWAIPMATDIAFTIAVMMLMGKMVSHASKVNITALAIVDDIMALLVIALFYSTGVRIEYVILSLIIVIFIILFNKINIRFTVLYFIFGFILWVLFLQSGIHATISGVLLAFAIPSNVLKKDLPNEIQKISDALEKISKNITKGRLLGETKPDFQETKTKLKLIEPPLQRFETAITPWVSFLILPLFAFANSGVYIGNFTWNDLTHPVLLGVALGLMLGKSTGIFTLSYISVKIGIAEVSEKLSWKEFYGVSWFAGIGFTMALFIAHLSFDPIPHYLDLAKVGIYIGSLCSVITGILILLITKQRIRKNNI
- a CDS encoding acylphosphatase; this encodes MLKLHAFVFGRVQGVGFRYFVQRNASKLGLKGWVRNVEDGSVEVLAYGDEKSISELLKLLYQGPSMAYVRDVKYSTENVNNIPYSNFYIED